In Desulfovibrio sp. 86, the following proteins share a genomic window:
- a CDS encoding D-alanyl-D-alanine carboxypeptidase family protein, whose translation MTSAVLVCLILLCALPCRSLAAMPVRAAILINMDTGAVLYAKNADMAIPPASLTKVMSMFLAMDQIRAGKIKVEEKIRITPEMASVGGSSMYLRAGERVPLSQLLTGMAVVSGNDAATAVSRRVGGNERQFVRAMNEKAKAVGMQRTTFKNPTGLPAAGQKTTARDMSTMARAYLRAHPSALRYHNVPLFTYRGRMTRNTNALLGQVPGVNGLKTGWTVASGYNLIVTAQRGKTRMLAVVMGGTSRVGRDNAARRLIEVGFRYPTSPQKVQQIFSGKRRR comes from the coding sequence ATGACCAGCGCAGTTCTGGTCTGCCTCATTTTGCTCTGCGCCCTGCCCTGCCGATCTCTGGCGGCCATGCCCGTCCGGGCCGCCATACTCATCAATATGGACACGGGCGCGGTGCTCTATGCCAAAAATGCGGACATGGCCATACCGCCAGCGTCGCTCACCAAGGTCATGAGCATGTTCCTCGCCATGGATCAAATACGGGCCGGGAAGATCAAGGTTGAGGAAAAAATCAGGATTACGCCTGAAATGGCCTCTGTTGGCGGTTCATCCATGTATCTGCGCGCAGGCGAACGGGTGCCGCTGTCGCAACTGCTTACCGGCATGGCCGTTGTTTCGGGCAATGACGCGGCCACGGCCGTGAGCCGCCGTGTGGGCGGCAATGAGCGCCAGTTTGTCCGGGCCATGAACGAGAAAGCCAAGGCCGTCGGCATGCAGCGCACCACATTCAAAAATCCCACAGGTCTGCCCGCCGCCGGGCAAAAAACCACCGCCAGGGACATGTCCACCATGGCGCGCGCCTATCTGCGCGCGCATCCATCGGCCCTGCGCTATCACAACGTGCCCCTGTTCACCTACCGAGGCAGAATGACGCGCAATACCAATGCTTTGCTTGGGCAGGTTCCAGGGGTCAACGGGCTCAAAACCGGATGGACCGTGGCCTCGGGCTACAACCTTATCGTGACGGCCCAGAGGGGGAAAACCCGCATGCTGGCCGTGGTTATGGGCGGCACCAGCAGAGTGGGACGCGACAACGCGGCGCGCAGGCTCATTGAGGTCGGATTCCGGTATCCCACCTCCCCCCAAAAGGTTCAGCAAATCTTCTCGGGCAAAAGAAGGCGCTGA
- a CDS encoding O-acetylhomoserine aminocarboxypropyltransferase/cysteine synthase family protein yields the protein MKTESLCLHAGYEPKNGEPRVVPIAQSTTFRYESTAAVARLFDLEDAGFFYTRLGNPTVDAVERKIAALEGGVGALCTSSGQAASMLSLLNVAQSGDHVVSASSIYGGTFNLFAVTLKKLGIEVTFVDQNASDAELEKAFRPNTRAVFGETLTNPSMDVLDIERFARLAHSHRLPLIIDSTFATPILCRPFEYGADIVVHSTTKYMDGHALQMGGVIVDSGNFDWTSGKFPEFTEPDPSYHGLVYTKTFGKAAYIVKARVQLMRDMGCCQSPQGAFYINQGLETLPLRMERHCRNAEKVAVFLQEHGKVESVGYPRLPGNANKALADKYLPDGCSGVISFALKGGRDAGARFIDSLKMISLEVHVADIRSCVLHPASSTHRQLTDEQLRDAGIAPGTIRLSVGLEHVDDILADLAQALEQA from the coding sequence ATGAAAACGGAATCCCTTTGTCTGCACGCAGGGTATGAGCCCAAAAACGGCGAACCCCGCGTTGTACCCATAGCACAGAGCACCACATTCAGGTACGAATCCACGGCGGCCGTCGCGAGACTTTTTGATCTTGAGGACGCGGGCTTTTTCTATACCCGCCTTGGCAACCCCACCGTGGACGCGGTGGAACGCAAAATCGCGGCTCTTGAAGGCGGGGTGGGCGCGCTGTGCACGTCATCCGGCCAGGCCGCCAGCATGCTCTCCCTGCTCAACGTCGCGCAAAGCGGCGACCATGTGGTCAGCGCGTCCAGCATCTACGGGGGAACCTTCAATCTTTTTGCCGTCACGCTGAAAAAACTGGGCATCGAGGTCACCTTTGTGGACCAGAACGCCTCGGACGCGGAGCTTGAAAAGGCTTTCCGGCCCAATACCCGTGCGGTTTTTGGCGAAACACTGACCAACCCGTCCATGGACGTGCTGGACATTGAGCGCTTCGCGCGGCTGGCGCATAGCCATCGCCTGCCCCTGATCATCGACAGCACCTTTGCCACGCCCATTTTGTGCCGTCCCTTTGAGTACGGCGCGGACATTGTTGTGCATTCCACAACAAAGTATATGGATGGACATGCCCTGCAGATGGGCGGCGTTATCGTGGACAGCGGCAATTTCGACTGGACCAGCGGCAAGTTCCCCGAATTTACCGAGCCAGACCCCTCGTATCACGGGCTTGTGTATACCAAAACCTTTGGAAAAGCTGCCTATATCGTCAAGGCCCGGGTGCAGCTCATGCGCGACATGGGATGCTGCCAGAGCCCGCAGGGTGCTTTTTACATCAATCAGGGGCTTGAAACCCTGCCGCTGCGTATGGAAAGGCACTGCCGCAATGCCGAAAAGGTGGCTGTCTTTCTTCAGGAGCACGGCAAGGTGGAATCGGTCGGGTATCCGCGCCTGCCGGGCAACGCCAACAAGGCGCTGGCCGACAAGTATCTGCCCGACGGGTGCAGCGGCGTCATTTCCTTTGCGCTCAAGGGCGGGCGGGATGCTGGCGCGCGTTTTATCGACAGCCTGAAGATGATTTCTCTTGAAGTGCATGTGGCGGACATCCGTAGCTGCGTACTGCATCCGGCCAGTTCCACGCACCGCCAGCTGACCGACGAACAGTTGCGCGATGCTGGCATAGCCCCCGGCACCATCCGCCTGTCTGTGGGACTTGAGCATGTGGACGACATCCTCGCCGACCTTGCCCAGGCTCTGGAACAGGCGTAG
- a CDS encoding hydrogenase small subunit, whose amino-acid sequence MRIAVGLGKEGGEERLERLERQGISRRDFMKFCTAVAVAMGMGPAFASEVAAALTGRRPSVVYLHGAECTGCSEALLRTYQPFIDTLILDTISLDYHETIMAAAGEAAEEALHAAVNSPEGFVCIVEGAIPTGMDGKYGYIAGHTMYDICKDILPKAKAVVSVGTCACYGGIQAAKPNPTGAKGVNDCYGNIGIKAINVPGCPPNPINMVGALVAFLKGQKIELDEVGRPVMFFGQTVHDLCERRKHFDAGEFAPSFNSEEARKGWCLYDVGCKGPQTYNNCPKVLFNETNWPVGAGHPCIGCSEPNFWDDMTPFYQN is encoded by the coding sequence ATGCGTATTGCCGTGGGTCTGGGCAAAGAAGGCGGAGAAGAGCGTTTGGAGCGTTTGGAGCGCCAGGGCATCAGCCGCCGCGATTTCATGAAATTCTGCACAGCGGTGGCCGTAGCCATGGGCATGGGCCCGGCTTTCGCCTCCGAGGTGGCAGCCGCCCTTACCGGGCGTCGTCCCTCGGTGGTCTATCTGCACGGCGCAGAATGCACGGGCTGTTCTGAAGCGCTGCTGCGCACCTATCAACCCTTCATTGATACTCTCATTCTCGACACCATTTCTCTCGACTACCACGAAACCATTATGGCCGCCGCCGGTGAAGCCGCTGAAGAAGCGCTTCATGCCGCCGTCAACAGCCCCGAAGGTTTTGTCTGTATTGTCGAAGGGGCCATTCCCACTGGCATGGACGGCAAGTACGGCTACATTGCCGGCCACACCATGTATGACATCTGCAAGGACATTCTGCCCAAAGCCAAGGCTGTGGTCAGCGTGGGCACCTGTGCCTGTTACGGCGGCATCCAGGCCGCCAAGCCCAATCCCACCGGCGCCAAGGGCGTCAACGACTGCTACGGCAACATCGGCATCAAGGCCATCAACGTGCCTGGCTGTCCTCCCAACCCCATCAACATGGTTGGCGCCCTCGTGGCCTTCCTGAAGGGGCAGAAGATCGAGCTTGATGAAGTGGGCCGTCCCGTCATGTTCTTCGGCCAGACCGTGCATGACCTTTGCGAACGCCGCAAACACTTTGACGCTGGCGAATTTGCGCCTTCCTTCAACTCGGAAGAAGCACGCAAGGGCTGGTGCCTGTACGATGTGGGCTGCAAGGGCCCGCAGACCTACAACAACTGTCCCAAGGTTCTTTTCAACGAGACCAACTGGCCTGTTGGCGCGGGGCACCCCTGCATTGGTTGCAGCGAGCCCAATTTCTGGGACGATATGACGCCGTTCTACCAGAACTAA
- a CDS encoding nickel-dependent hydrogenase large subunit, with amino-acid sequence MSQVTKTPQSSYTGPIVVDPLTRIEGHLRIEVEVEGGKIKEARSSATLFRGLETILKGRDPRDAQHFTQRTCGVCTYTHALASTRCLEDAINKPIPANATYIRNLVLANQFLHDHLVHFYHLHALDFVDVANALQADPAKAAKLASSISPRKATAEDFAAVQAKLKTFVNSGQLGPFTNAYFLGGHQGYYMDPEANLVCTAHYLQALRAQVEVAKGMAVFGAKNPHTQFTVAGGVTCYDALTPKRIKEFRDIYAKSRAFIEEVYIPDLLLVASYYKDWASIGGTSNFMAFGEFPAVGGERDLNSRWYKPGVIYDRKVGSVQPFDPNKINEQVKHSWYEGQAREPYNGETNPHFTFMGDKAKYSWNKAPRYDNHAVETGPLAQMLVAYGHNHKTIKPTIDAVLGKLNVGPEALFSTLGRTAARGIQTLVIAQQMENWLNEYENNIGKDKQIVENYTVPVSGRGVGFVDAPRGGLSHWMTIKDSKIDNFQLVVPTTWNLGPRDDKDVPSAAEAALVGTPVADPKRPVEILRTIHSFDPCIACSVHVIDGETNEVNEFKVL; translated from the coding sequence ATGAGCCAAGTCACCAAAACGCCCCAGAGCAGCTACACTGGCCCCATTGTTGTGGACCCGTTGACCCGTATCGAAGGGCATCTGCGCATTGAAGTTGAAGTTGAAGGCGGCAAGATCAAGGAAGCCCGCAGCAGCGCCACCCTTTTTCGCGGTCTTGAAACCATCCTCAAGGGACGCGATCCGCGCGACGCGCAGCATTTCACCCAGCGCACCTGTGGCGTCTGTACCTACACCCACGCCCTGGCCTCCACGCGCTGCCTTGAAGACGCCATCAACAAGCCCATTCCGGCCAACGCCACCTATATCCGCAACCTCGTGCTTGCCAACCAGTTCCTGCATGACCATCTGGTGCATTTCTATCACCTGCATGCCCTGGACTTTGTGGATGTAGCCAACGCTCTTCAGGCCGACCCGGCCAAGGCCGCCAAGCTGGCTTCTTCCATTTCGCCCCGCAAGGCCACTGCTGAAGACTTTGCCGCCGTGCAGGCCAAACTGAAGACCTTCGTGAACAGCGGCCAGCTCGGCCCCTTCACCAACGCCTACTTCCTTGGCGGGCATCAGGGCTATTACATGGACCCCGAAGCCAACCTCGTATGCACGGCCCACTATCTGCAAGCTCTGCGCGCGCAGGTTGAAGTGGCCAAGGGTATGGCCGTTTTCGGCGCCAAAAACCCGCACACCCAGTTCACTGTGGCTGGCGGCGTGACCTGCTACGATGCCCTGACCCCCAAACGCATCAAGGAATTCCGCGACATTTACGCCAAGTCCCGTGCATTCATTGAAGAAGTGTACATTCCCGACCTGCTGCTTGTGGCCAGCTACTACAAGGATTGGGCCAGCATCGGCGGCACCAGCAACTTCATGGCTTTCGGCGAATTCCCCGCTGTCGGCGGCGAACGCGACCTCAACAGCCGCTGGTACAAGCCCGGCGTCATCTATGACCGCAAGGTCGGTTCCGTGCAGCCCTTTGATCCCAACAAGATCAACGAGCAGGTCAAGCACAGCTGGTACGAAGGCCAGGCCCGTGAGCCCTATAACGGTGAGACCAATCCGCACTTCACCTTCATGGGCGACAAGGCCAAGTACTCCTGGAACAAGGCCCCGCGCTACGACAACCATGCCGTGGAAACCGGCCCCCTTGCCCAGATGCTCGTGGCCTATGGTCACAACCACAAGACCATCAAGCCCACCATTGACGCCGTGCTCGGCAAGCTGAACGTGGGCCCCGAAGCCCTGTTCTCCACCCTTGGCCGTACCGCCGCCCGCGGCATCCAGACCCTGGTTATCGCGCAGCAGATGGAAAACTGGCTCAACGAGTACGAAAACAACATCGGCAAGGACAAGCAGATCGTTGAAAACTACACCGTGCCGGTCTCCGGTCGTGGCGTGGGCTTTGTGGACGCGCCCCGTGGCGGTCTGTCGCATTGGATGACCATCAAGGACAGCAAGATCGACAACTTCCAGCTTGTGGTGCCCACCACCTGGAACCTGGGACCGCGGGATGACAAGGACGTGCCCAGCGCCGCCGAAGCAGCTCTTGTGGGAACGCCTGTGGCCGACCCCAAGCGCCCTGTGGAAATTCTGCGCACCATCCACTCCTTCGACCCCTGCATCGCCTGTTCGGTGCACGTCATTGACGGCGAAACCAACGAAGTCAATGAATTCAAGGTCTTGTAA
- a CDS encoding HyaD/HybD family hydrogenase maturation endopeptidase — MSDQNVLILGVGNILLTDEGFGVRAAAYLEEHYRWPDNVTLMDGGTQGLMLMSELMDCDVLVVLDVVLGPKEPGTIYRLEGENLRQSLSFRDSMHQTDLLDTLVTCELAGHRPSAVVFGIQPYDYKTMDLNLTAELQAKLPEFCEKVVAELALQGICAEKI, encoded by the coding sequence ATGAGCGATCAGAACGTGCTTATCCTTGGGGTAGGCAATATCCTGTTGACCGACGAAGGCTTCGGCGTACGCGCTGCAGCATATCTTGAAGAGCACTATCGCTGGCCTGACAACGTGACCCTTATGGATGGCGGCACGCAGGGACTCATGCTCATGAGCGAGCTCATGGACTGCGATGTTCTGGTCGTGCTGGATGTCGTGCTCGGTCCCAAGGAGCCAGGCACCATCTACAGGCTTGAAGGCGAAAATTTGCGGCAGAGTCTGAGCTTCAGGGACTCGATGCACCAGACTGACCTGCTGGACACCCTTGTGACCTGCGAACTGGCAGGCCATCGGCCCAGCGCTGTGGTTTTCGGCATACAGCCTTACGACTACAAAACTATGGACTTGAACCTCACTGCCGAACTTCAAGCCAAGCTGCCGGAATTTTGTGAAAAAGTTGTAGCGGAGTTGGCTCTTCAGGGCATTTGCGCTGAAAAAATCTGA
- a CDS encoding DUF523 domain-containing protein — MTRPRYIVSACLAGIACRYDGRANTCAAVVQLVAEGRAVAACPECLGGLPTPRTPCEIVHGKVLSKEGHDVTRLFQLGAQAATDLAMQEGCTAAILKSRSPSCGFGQVYDGTFSKCLCAGDGIWAAQLRQAGFDLFSEECLPEGQG; from the coding sequence ATGACGCGGCCACGCTATATTGTCAGCGCCTGCCTGGCTGGTATTGCCTGCCGGTATGATGGCCGCGCCAACACGTGTGCCGCTGTTGTGCAGCTGGTGGCGGAGGGCAGGGCGGTTGCGGCCTGTCCCGAGTGCCTTGGCGGGTTGCCGACCCCTCGCACGCCGTGCGAGATCGTGCACGGCAAGGTTTTGAGCAAGGAAGGGCATGATGTGACCCGGCTTTTTCAGCTTGGGGCGCAGGCGGCCACCGACCTTGCCATGCAAGAGGGCTGTACTGCGGCCATACTGAAAAGCCGTTCGCCTTCCTGCGGGTTTGGACAGGTGTATGACGGTACTTTCAGCAAATGTCTGTGTGCAGGGGACGGCATCTGGGCGGCGCAATTGCGTCAGGCGGGATTTGACCTGTTCAGCGAAGAGTGCTTGCCGGAAGGGCAAGGGTAG
- a CDS encoding bacteriocin-type signal sequence translates to MENSNEVKLHEEIEKMEYEPLDPVEMKLIKGGVGLGIFLLVVLFIISKFVMTTH, encoded by the coding sequence ATGGAAAATAGCAATGAAGTAAAACTCCATGAAGAAATTGAAAAAATGGAGTATGAACCCCTGGACCCCGTGGAAATGAAGCTCATCAAGGGCGGCGTGGGTCTTGGCATCTTTCTGCTGGTGGTTCTGTTCATTATCAGCAAGTTTGTAATGACCACGCACTAG
- a CDS encoding putative sulfate exporter family transporter, with protein MASPKAAFNEDKVALLIGCLVFVLALGKMVGLDIMGWVVGVGMWVDNPLNAWKAATWKWLPGWASLLVSYAVITALMAMGIKLIKGNVANFVRGFTIIFFIAIACYTLGANAYIAANPTQLAKLGIPWALGLSTEAGLIVALVVGILVGNITPQFAESLREACRPELFVKIAIVIMGAELGVKAADAAGFAGHIIFRGLCAIVEAYLLYWCVVYYVARRYFKFNKEWAAPLASGISICGVSAAIATGGAIRARPVVPIMVSSLVVVFTCIEMLVLPFVAQHFLSSEPLVAGAWMGLAVKSDGGAIASGAITESLILAKMAGQGINWEPGWIVMVTTTVKIFIDVFIGVWALVLAYVWTAKFDKTRGERTMTWGDVMDRFPRFVLGYIATFLILLLMCLSSPELHKLGKGLSGTINGFRVLFFLMTFFTIGVVSNFRKLREEGIGRLAVVYVVCLFGFIIWVGLFISYAFFHGMTPPVIGG; from the coding sequence ATGGCATCACCAAAGGCAGCATTTAACGAAGATAAAGTAGCTCTGCTTATAGGCTGCCTCGTCTTCGTTTTAGCGCTCGGAAAAATGGTTGGCCTGGACATTATGGGCTGGGTCGTAGGCGTTGGCATGTGGGTTGACAACCCGCTTAACGCCTGGAAGGCCGCAACCTGGAAGTGGCTGCCCGGTTGGGCCTCACTGCTGGTAAGCTATGCGGTTATTACCGCTCTGATGGCTATGGGCATCAAGCTTATCAAGGGCAATGTGGCCAACTTCGTGCGTGGCTTCACCATCATTTTCTTTATCGCCATCGCTTGCTACACGCTTGGGGCCAATGCCTACATCGCGGCCAACCCCACGCAGCTCGCCAAACTGGGCATTCCCTGGGCGCTGGGCCTCAGCACTGAGGCTGGCCTTATCGTGGCTCTTGTGGTGGGTATTCTGGTGGGCAACATTACCCCCCAGTTTGCCGAGAGCCTGCGCGAAGCCTGCCGCCCCGAACTTTTCGTTAAAATCGCCATCGTCATCATGGGCGCCGAACTGGGCGTGAAAGCCGCTGATGCCGCCGGTTTTGCCGGTCACATCATTTTCCGCGGTCTTTGCGCCATTGTTGAAGCGTATCTGCTTTACTGGTGCGTTGTTTACTACGTCGCCCGCAGATACTTCAAGTTCAATAAAGAGTGGGCCGCTCCTCTTGCCTCCGGCATCTCCATCTGCGGCGTTTCCGCTGCCATCGCCACGGGCGGCGCCATCCGCGCCCGGCCTGTGGTGCCCATCATGGTTTCTTCGCTGGTCGTGGTGTTCACCTGCATTGAAATGCTCGTGCTGCCTTTCGTGGCGCAGCACTTCCTTTCCAGCGAGCCTCTGGTGGCTGGCGCCTGGATGGGCCTTGCCGTCAAGTCTGACGGCGGCGCCATCGCCAGCGGCGCCATCACCGAATCCCTCATTCTCGCCAAGATGGCCGGTCAGGGCATCAACTGGGAACCGGGCTGGATCGTGATGGTTACCACCACCGTCAAAATCTTCATTGACGTGTTCATCGGCGTGTGGGCCCTGGTGCTCGCTTACGTGTGGACCGCCAAGTTCGACAAGACGCGCGGCGAACGCACCATGACCTGGGGCGACGTTATGGACCGCTTCCCCCGCTTCGTGCTGGGGTACATCGCCACCTTCCTGATCCTGTTGCTCATGTGCCTGTCCTCGCCCGAACTGCACAAGCTCGGCAAGGGGCTGTCCGGCACCATCAACGGATTCCGCGTGCTGTTCTTCCTCATGACCTTCTTCACCATTGGTGTTGTGTCCAACTTCCGCAAACTGCGTGAAGAGGGCATCGGTCGTCTGGCTGTTGTGTATGTGGTGTGCCTGTTCGGCTTCATCATCTGGGTGGGCCTGTTCATTTCCTACGCCTTCTTCCACGGCATGACCCCGCCTGTTATCGGCGGCTAG